TAAATTTCATATCGAAGGGCTTATTAATTTAAAATTTTGCAATGGGGGTAAATTTATAAATAAAATCGATTCAGAACTGACCCAAACTAGAAAGTCTCGAAATTATTATCAACAAATGCTGCTTTTTTACCTAGTTTGATTTCTTAGCGTAATTTTGTTTACGAATCCACCACACTGAAGTACCTATCAAAAGTAATATCAGAACCGGCACAACCACGTTGACAATTTGCCAAAATGTCCTTTGTTGAGCTACTTTCACCTTATTCAAAGGTCGAATTTGAAAAGTCCTGGTACGCGAAGCTATGATCCCTTCCGGATCTACCAAGTATTTCACCATATTCCTTAATAAAAGCTTATTTGCAAAGGTCATTTGACTAAATGGATCTTCTCCCAAAATTAGGGGACTGCCATCTACCAAATTTCTTTGGCTCTGAAAAACATCACCATCCCCAAAAACGACCACTTTCCCATTTCCGGTTTCTTTAAAATCTGCTTTATCAAATCCCTCAGGCAAAAATCGGTTTTTATACAATGAGGTAAATTCACCCTCTAGCAAGTATGCCAAGGGAAGATTTCTCAGAGAAAAACTCTCTACTGGAGGTTCTTGCTCCATATCACTAAAAGCAACTCTGACTGGTGCAGGCAAAATCCTTGAATTGTCAGATGTGAATATCAAAGGTGTCTTTTTAACACCCTCCGCCATCACGGTATCTAAACTACTGGCGAACCTAAAACTCACCACATCCAGTCCCTTGGTAATGGGATGCTGCTGCATGACACCCGCTTGAATGAAGAATGGCCATGGTAAAGGAACCATTTGATCTTGGTTTCCAAAATTACCCGCCATCACTGGGAAATATCCGAAATTCAAATCTTGAATTAAATCTTTATTAATCCGGATTCCATATTTAAACAAAAGGTTTTCAAGTCCTGAATCTACCGGCATTGCAAAGGTTCCTTCCCCTCCGGCTTGTTCCATATCCACTGCCACTCCATCTACCATCACTACCAAATTCCCGCCATTCATGACGTATTGATCCAAAAGGTATACTTCTCTATCGGAGTAAATCTCACGAGGCCCCTCTATAAAAATCAGTTTAAAATTAGCCAAATCAGCTGGGGTCTTTGCCTGCTCCAATGGT
Above is a window of Algoriphagus machipongonensis DNA encoding:
- the gldG gene encoding gliding motility-associated ABC transporter substrate-binding protein GldG — protein: MKNPAIHTLKAWGILLLGMIVISLLALFLRFRVDLTEEKRYSLHPATEEVLKSLDKPIHVDILLVGENFQGGMRRLQKSIEETVRTFNAYSPEKISFSYFDPLSVEESQQQEFITSLTTYGINPTNLFVNQNSGQQSQLIFPGILVSDDEYETGALILKGERGMGPDQILNQSIENLEFELSNAIKKLINPEESAVAMIMGHGEMAEDEGYGLVEALDGEFELFKVPLEQAKTPADLANFKLIFIEGPREIYSDREVYLLDQYVMNGGNLVVMVDGVAVDMEQAGGEGTFAMPVDSGLENLLFKYGIRINKDLIQDLNFGYFPVMAGNFGNQDQMVPLPWPFFIQAGVMQQHPITKGLDVVSFRFASSLDTVMAEGVKKTPLIFTSDNSRILPAPVRVAFSDMEQEPPVESFSLRNLPLAYLLEGEFTSLYKNRFLPEGFDKADFKETGNGKVVVFGDGDVFQSQRNLVDGSPLILGEDPFSQMTFANKLLLRNMVKYLVDPEGIIASRTRTFQIRPLNKVKVAQQRTFWQIVNVVVPVLILLLIGTSVWWIRKQNYAKKSN